One Desulfobulbus propionicus DSM 2032 DNA segment encodes these proteins:
- a CDS encoding bifunctional aconitate hydratase 2/2-methylisocitrate dehydratase: MLEQYRSKAAERALLGVPPLPLTALQTRELTELLAAGHGEQAALLQLLADRVEPGVSKAAGVKADWLELVAKGAIAVDQLPPQAAIAMLAQMGGGYNVSALLRLLRIAPLAEAAAEALKGLTKIYEAFDEVAELATTHPAARGVLESWAAAEWFTRSPALPEKIACTVYKVEGEINTDDFSPGNQAQTRADIPLHATFFGVTRFPDGIRTIADLRAQGRTVAFAGDVVGTGSSRKSAINSVSWHLGEDIPHIPNKRRGGLVLGGIIAPIFYATARDAGVLAIECEVAGLHTGDQVVLNLHQWTLEQENGQAIPLKPAPLTLLDEYRAGGRLNLIIGRNLTRRACEALGRPFPSLFHEVTNPVPNADHAYTLAQKMVGLACGVVGVVPGTVCEPRMTTVGSQDTTGPMTMQELAELACLRFKADLFMQSFCHTAAYPKASDLGRWQSMTETTVVCGGVALKPGDGVIHSWLNRMLVPDTVGTGGDSHTRFPLGISFPAGSGLVAFAGALGFMPLEMPPSVLVRFHGRRRPGITVRDMVNAIPHAAIQQGLLTVAKKGKKNIFAGTILEIEGVDDLSVEQAFELSDASAERSAAACTVKLSLAAVIENVRQNSALLRDLIADGYADRSALERRIAALEDWLASPRLLSADKGAEYKAVLDIDLSAITEPLLACPNDPDDVRPLREVAGAAIDEAFIGSCMTHLSHLQAAARLLRDEPYAASRLWIAPSTRMDRDIIQREGGLSVFAQVGGRVEIPGCSLCMGNQARVRPGATVMSTSTRNFDNRLGDGARVYLGSTELTAISALAGRLPSPEEYFAFLQRKGMLADG; the protein is encoded by the coding sequence ATGCTGGAACAGTACAGAAGCAAAGCGGCCGAACGCGCCCTCCTCGGCGTCCCTCCCCTGCCCCTGACAGCCCTGCAAACCCGGGAACTCACCGAACTGCTGGCGGCCGGTCACGGGGAGCAGGCAGCCCTGCTCCAACTGCTGGCTGATCGGGTCGAACCCGGGGTGAGCAAGGCAGCCGGCGTCAAGGCAGACTGGCTTGAGCTGGTGGCCAAAGGGGCGATTGCGGTCGACCAGTTGCCTCCCCAGGCGGCCATCGCCATGCTCGCCCAGATGGGCGGCGGCTACAATGTCAGCGCCCTGCTGCGTCTGCTGCGCATCGCCCCGCTGGCCGAAGCTGCCGCCGAGGCCCTTAAAGGGCTGACCAAGATTTACGAAGCCTTTGACGAGGTGGCCGAGTTGGCCACGACGCATCCTGCGGCGCGCGGCGTGCTCGAATCCTGGGCCGCGGCCGAGTGGTTCACCCGCAGTCCCGCATTGCCGGAGAAGATAGCCTGCACCGTGTACAAGGTCGAGGGTGAGATCAACACCGACGATTTCTCCCCCGGCAATCAGGCCCAGACCCGAGCCGATATCCCCTTGCACGCCACCTTTTTCGGGGTGACCCGCTTTCCGGACGGTATCCGCACCATCGCCGACCTTCGCGCCCAAGGGCGGACCGTGGCCTTTGCCGGCGACGTGGTCGGTACCGGCTCTTCGCGCAAATCGGCCATCAATTCGGTGAGCTGGCATCTGGGCGAGGATATTCCCCATATTCCCAACAAACGGCGCGGCGGCCTGGTGCTGGGCGGGATCATCGCCCCCATCTTTTACGCCACCGCCCGCGATGCCGGGGTACTGGCGATCGAATGCGAGGTGGCCGGCCTGCATACCGGCGACCAAGTGGTGCTCAACCTGCACCAGTGGACCCTGGAACAGGAAAACGGACAAGCCATTCCTCTCAAACCCGCGCCGCTGACCCTGCTCGACGAATACCGCGCCGGTGGCCGGCTCAACCTGATCATTGGCCGCAATCTCACCCGTCGGGCCTGCGAGGCCTTGGGACGCCCATTCCCCTCCCTGTTCCACGAGGTCACCAATCCTGTACCCAACGCTGACCACGCCTATACCCTGGCGCAGAAAATGGTTGGCCTGGCCTGCGGCGTTGTCGGTGTTGTGCCGGGCACGGTCTGCGAGCCGCGGATGACCACGGTCGGCTCCCAGGACACCACCGGTCCCATGACCATGCAGGAACTCGCCGAACTGGCCTGCCTGCGCTTCAAGGCCGATCTGTTCATGCAATCGTTCTGCCATACCGCCGCCTACCCCAAGGCCTCGGATCTCGGCCGCTGGCAGAGCATGACCGAAACCACGGTGGTCTGCGGCGGCGTGGCCCTCAAGCCCGGCGACGGAGTCATCCATTCCTGGCTCAACCGGATGCTCGTTCCCGACACCGTGGGCACGGGCGGTGATTCCCATACCCGTTTTCCGCTGGGCATCTCCTTCCCGGCCGGTTCCGGTCTGGTGGCCTTTGCCGGAGCGCTGGGTTTCATGCCCCTGGAGATGCCGCCGTCGGTGCTGGTCCGTTTCCATGGCCGCCGCCGGCCGGGAATCACGGTGCGCGACATGGTCAACGCCATTCCCCATGCCGCCATCCAACAAGGGTTGCTGACCGTGGCCAAGAAGGGCAAGAAGAACATCTTTGCCGGTACCATCCTCGAAATCGAGGGCGTGGACGACCTCAGTGTCGAGCAGGCCTTTGAATTGAGCGATGCCTCGGCTGAGCGCAGCGCCGCCGCCTGCACGGTCAAGCTGTCGCTGGCCGCAGTGATCGAAAATGTGCGCCAGAATAGCGCTCTGCTCCGGGACCTGATCGCCGATGGCTATGCGGATCGTTCCGCGTTGGAACGGCGCATTGCTGCACTTGAGGACTGGCTGGCCTCCCCCCGCCTGCTCAGCGCGGACAAAGGGGCGGAGTACAAGGCGGTGCTCGACATCGATCTAAGCGCGATCACCGAACCCCTGCTGGCCTGCCCCAACGACCCGGACGATGTGCGCCCATTGCGCGAGGTGGCTGGGGCAGCCATTGACGAGGCCTTCATCGGCTCTTGCATGACCCATTTGTCGCACCTGCAGGCCGCGGCACGGTTGCTGCGGGACGAACCCTATGCGGCCAGCCGGCTATGGATCGCCCCCTCCACCCGCATGGACCGGGACATCATCCAGCGGGAAGGGGGATTGAGCGTCTTTGCCCAGGTCGGCGGCCGGGTGGAGATCCCCGGCTGCAGCCTGTGCATGGGCAATCAGGCCCGGGTACGACCGGGGGCGACGGTGATGTCCACCTCGACCCGCAACTTCGACAACCGTCTCGGCGACGGCGCTCGGGTCTATCTCGGTTCCACCGAGCTGACCGCGATCAGCGCGCTTGCGGGGCGTCTGCCTTCGCCGGAGGAATACTTTGCCTTTCTGCAACGCAAGGGGATGCTTGCCGACGGCTAA
- a CDS encoding SphA family protein, whose amino-acid sequence MLSNKQWVGTLAGCLALTLPLCASGWAWTSGSHYTYGVEGVLGATPPPPGWHYRMYNLWYTPDELKDNSGNTVPGNFELDVFASVQRIIHVTDVKILGADYFYDVIIPLVDQEFTSGSFSDSHSFTLGDITLEPFALAWRQPRWDASFALAVIVPTGHFEGDEPASPGLGYWSGMMTVGGTLYLDDQKTWSASVLTRTLINGEQEDTDITPGSEFVAEYGIGKEFQVNSSLMIRPGLTGASYWQFSDDSDEAGAAADQHKKAHALGAEVNVFYLPMLCQVNLRYLQEYGVDNGPEDARFVATLTKSW is encoded by the coding sequence ATGTTGAGCAACAAACAATGGGTTGGGACGCTTGCCGGTTGCCTTGCGCTGACGTTACCCCTGTGCGCGTCTGGGTGGGCGTGGACCTCTGGGTCGCATTACACCTATGGCGTCGAGGGGGTGCTGGGGGCAACACCGCCCCCACCGGGCTGGCACTACCGCATGTACAACCTCTGGTACACTCCGGATGAGCTGAAGGACAACAGCGGCAACACCGTGCCCGGGAACTTCGAGCTCGATGTGTTTGCCTCGGTGCAGCGCATCATCCACGTGACCGATGTCAAGATTTTAGGCGCGGATTATTTCTACGACGTTATCATCCCCTTGGTCGACCAAGAGTTTACCTCTGGTTCGTTCTCGGACAGCCACTCCTTCACCCTCGGCGACATCACCTTGGAGCCTTTTGCCCTGGCTTGGCGGCAACCGCGATGGGATGCCTCCTTTGCCCTGGCGGTGATTGTCCCCACCGGCCACTTTGAAGGCGACGAACCCGCCTCGCCCGGATTGGGCTATTGGTCCGGGATGATGACCGTGGGCGGCACCCTCTATCTTGACGACCAGAAAACCTGGTCGGCCAGCGTCCTCACCCGGACCCTGATCAACGGCGAGCAGGAAGACACCGACATTACCCCTGGTTCGGAATTTGTTGCCGAGTACGGCATCGGCAAGGAGTTCCAGGTCAACAGCAGTCTGATGATCCGCCCCGGCCTGACCGGCGCCTCCTACTGGCAGTTCTCCGACGACAGCGACGAAGCGGGTGCGGCGGCCGATCAGCATAAAAAGGCCCATGCCCTCGGCGCCGAGGTCAATGTGTTCTACCTGCCGATGCTCTGCCAGGTGAACCTGCGCTACCTGCAGGAATACGGCGTTGACAATGGTCCGGAAGATGCACGGTTCGTCGCTACCCTGACCAAATCCTGGTAA
- the aroA gene encoding 3-phosphoshikimate 1-carboxyvinyltransferase, protein MITIQPVATIDAVVTVPGSKSLTQRALIAAALAEGSSQLLGPLASEDTHFTMNALRAMGIACDDRDPNRWQVEGSGGRVLAPEGDIFLGNNGTATRFLTSVAALGQGRFHITGSERMAERPILPLMEALRGWQVSIDSDAGTGCPPLTIMAKGLAGGRTVLPEGKSSQYLSSLLLVAPYANAPAELEVLGEILSKPYVEMTLAVMADFGVRVEAAPTLNFFRIPRGSYQGRTYAIEGDASGASYFWAAAAVTGGRVTVANVPVPSLQGDAKLLPYLARMGCRIEQTEAGITLIGPDRLEGIEVDMGDMPDVAPTLAVVAAFAEGTTIINNIAHLRIKECDRLSAVVNELRKLGAEVEEEPARMIIHGKQGGRTLHGASIATYNDHRMAMSFAVAGLRIPGVYIGNPQCVVKSFPDFWERFARLAE, encoded by the coding sequence ATGATCACCATCCAACCCGTCGCCACCATCGATGCCGTTGTCACGGTTCCCGGTTCCAAAAGCCTGACCCAACGGGCCTTGATTGCCGCCGCCTTGGCCGAAGGCTCCTCGCAACTCCTTGGCCCCCTGGCGAGCGAAGACACCCATTTCACCATGAACGCCCTGCGGGCCATGGGCATCGCCTGCGATGACCGCGACCCCAACCGCTGGCAGGTCGAGGGCAGCGGTGGTCGAGTCCTCGCCCCCGAAGGAGACATCTTTCTCGGCAATAATGGCACCGCCACCCGCTTTCTCACCTCGGTGGCCGCCCTGGGTCAGGGCCGTTTCCATATCACCGGCAGCGAACGGATGGCCGAGCGTCCGATCCTGCCGTTAATGGAGGCCCTGCGCGGCTGGCAGGTCAGCATCGATAGCGACGCCGGCACCGGCTGCCCGCCTCTGACCATCATGGCCAAGGGGCTTGCCGGCGGGCGCACGGTACTGCCAGAGGGCAAATCGAGCCAATACCTCTCCTCCCTGCTGCTGGTGGCTCCCTATGCCAACGCACCGGCTGAATTGGAAGTCTTGGGCGAAATTCTCTCCAAACCCTATGTGGAGATGACGCTGGCGGTAATGGCCGATTTCGGCGTTCGGGTCGAGGCCGCGCCAACGCTCAATTTCTTCCGCATTCCCCGGGGGAGCTATCAGGGACGAACCTACGCCATCGAGGGCGACGCTTCCGGGGCGTCCTATTTCTGGGCCGCAGCCGCCGTGACCGGCGGACGGGTCACGGTGGCCAATGTTCCGGTGCCCTCGCTCCAGGGCGACGCCAAACTGCTGCCCTATCTCGCCCGCATGGGGTGCCGCATCGAGCAGACCGAGGCAGGTATCACCCTGATCGGTCCAGATAGGCTGGAAGGTATCGAAGTGGACATGGGCGACATGCCCGACGTGGCGCCGACCCTGGCGGTGGTGGCGGCTTTTGCCGAGGGCACGACCATCATCAACAACATTGCCCACCTGCGCATCAAGGAGTGCGACCGCCTGTCGGCGGTGGTCAACGAACTGCGTAAACTGGGCGCCGAGGTGGAGGAAGAGCCGGCGCGGATGATCATCCATGGCAAACAGGGCGGCCGCACACTCCATGGCGCCTCCATCGCCACCTACAACGATCATCGCATGGCCATGAGCTTTGCCGTCGCCGGTCTGCGCATCCCCGGCGTGTACATCGGCAACCCCCAGTGCGTGGTCAAATCCTTTCCCGATTTCTGGGAGCGGTTCGCGCGCCTTGCGGAATAA
- a CDS encoding shikimate dehydrogenase — MINGQTQLFGIIGNPVEHSLSPAMHNAAFAHLGLNGVYIPMRPADLGDGFRGLKSLGFVGVSVTVPFKVAVMDYIDEVDPVARKIGAVNTLLFRRDQDGQNRCLGYNTDWLGSNQALAEALDLATSTVLIIGAGGAARAVGFGLIEAGARVLVTNRTESKGRDLARQLNCPFLSAHELPTAQADALINTTSVGMAPKKEAVPIDPALLARFPVVMDIVYAPLSTRLLVEAKQRGCRTIDGLKMLQYQGAAQFILWTGREAPHAVMRQALLEELRSRQS; from the coding sequence ATGATCAACGGTCAGACGCAACTTTTCGGCATCATCGGCAATCCGGTGGAACATTCCCTCAGTCCGGCGATGCACAACGCCGCCTTTGCCCATCTGGGCCTCAATGGTGTCTACATTCCCATGCGGCCGGCGGATCTGGGCGACGGCTTCCGGGGCCTGAAAAGCCTCGGTTTTGTTGGTGTCTCGGTCACCGTGCCGTTCAAGGTGGCGGTTATGGACTACATCGACGAGGTCGATCCGGTGGCCCGCAAAATCGGCGCGGTCAACACCCTGTTGTTTCGTCGGGACCAAGACGGCCAGAACCGCTGTCTCGGCTACAACACCGATTGGCTAGGCTCGAATCAGGCCTTGGCCGAGGCGCTGGACCTAGCCACCAGTACCGTGCTGATCATCGGTGCCGGCGGGGCGGCCCGCGCAGTGGGTTTTGGCCTGATCGAGGCCGGAGCCAGGGTCCTGGTGACCAACCGCACCGAATCCAAAGGTCGGGATCTGGCCCGGCAGCTCAACTGTCCCTTTCTCAGCGCCCACGAATTGCCGACCGCCCAGGCCGATGCCCTGATCAACACTACCTCGGTGGGCATGGCGCCCAAAAAGGAGGCCGTGCCGATCGACCCGGCCCTGTTGGCCCGCTTTCCAGTGGTGATGGATATCGTCTATGCGCCACTCTCCACCCGTTTGCTCGTCGAGGCGAAACAGCGCGGATGCCGGACCATCGACGGTCTCAAGATGCTCCAGTACCAGGGAGCAGCCCAGTTTATCCTCTGGACCGGCCGTGAGGCGCCCCACGCGGTCATGCGCCAAGCCCTGCTGGAAGAACTGCGGTCAAGACAATCCTAA
- the aroD gene encoding type I 3-dehydroquinate dehydratase, with protein MTMTAQGLICVSVASEDKHHILSAVTPVLPLVDVVEIRLDGMRDPQCGQCIAALDKPVLATNRPAWEGGQWTGSEEERVNLLCAALRWGARYVDVELATASELQAQIIQEAHRHQAKVIVSSHDFDGTPDAAQLHATLQQMMASGADIGKIVTTAVSAAEVLRVLALQQDALAHDFPLCAFAMGRAGTISRFATLFLGGFMTYAALSEAQATAPGQLTVDNLHRLLSLLDHRP; from the coding sequence ATGACCATGACTGCTCAGGGATTGATCTGTGTTTCGGTCGCCAGCGAGGACAAGCATCATATCCTGTCAGCTGTCACGCCGGTCCTGCCGCTCGTCGATGTGGTTGAGATCCGCTTGGATGGCATGCGCGATCCACAATGCGGGCAGTGTATCGCTGCGCTGGACAAACCGGTGCTGGCGACCAACCGGCCGGCTTGGGAAGGGGGGCAATGGACCGGTTCCGAAGAAGAGCGCGTGAATCTGCTGTGCGCAGCACTGCGCTGGGGCGCCCGCTATGTCGATGTGGAACTGGCGACCGCATCCGAGTTGCAGGCCCAGATCATCCAAGAGGCACACCGCCATCAGGCCAAGGTGATCGTGTCCAGCCATGATTTCGACGGCACGCCGGACGCTGCGCAGCTCCACGCAACTCTGCAACAGATGATGGCCAGCGGTGCCGATATCGGCAAGATTGTCACCACCGCCGTGTCAGCGGCCGAGGTGTTGCGGGTACTGGCCCTGCAACAAGACGCTCTGGCCCACGATTTTCCCCTGTGCGCCTTTGCCATGGGCCGTGCTGGCACCATTAGCCGCTTCGCCACCCTCTTTCTTGGTGGCTTCATGACCTACGCGGCCCTGTCGGAAGCGCAGGCCACAGCCCCCGGACAACTCACGGTCGACAACCTTCACCGCCTCCTTTCTTTGCTCGACCACCGCCCATGA
- a CDS encoding dihydroorotate dehydrogenase — translation MDTVTSVPVPDLRVQLGPLALANPVMTASGTFGYAAEFAHLVPLASLGAVVVKGISLHPRPGNPPPRIVETPCGMLNAIGLENVGVERFISDKMPFLRTCGCRVVVNILGDSIEEYAALAAALSDVAGIDALEVNISCPNVKKGGVAFGTVPEMAAAVTAAVKRVTTLPVIVKLSPNVTDIVAMARAVADGGADALSLINTLIGMAIDARTRRPKLANVIGGLSGPAVKPVALRMVWQVTSSVSIPVIGIGGIGTPEDAIEFLLAGASAVQVGTANFYNPAAVSQILAGIETYLRDQGETSVRSIIGGLRLSK, via the coding sequence ATGGATACGGTAACCTCTGTTCCCGTGCCCGATCTGCGGGTCCAACTCGGCCCACTCGCCCTTGCCAATCCGGTGATGACCGCCTCGGGCACCTTCGGTTATGCGGCGGAGTTTGCCCATCTTGTTCCGCTGGCCAGCCTCGGAGCGGTAGTGGTCAAAGGCATCTCCTTGCATCCTCGCCCAGGCAATCCACCGCCGCGTATTGTCGAGACTCCGTGCGGCATGCTCAATGCCATTGGCCTGGAGAATGTCGGCGTCGAGCGGTTCATCAGCGACAAAATGCCGTTCCTCCGCACCTGCGGTTGCCGGGTGGTTGTCAACATCCTTGGCGATTCCATCGAGGAATACGCTGCCCTGGCCGCAGCACTCTCCGATGTTGCTGGCATTGATGCTCTCGAGGTCAATATCTCCTGCCCCAATGTGAAGAAAGGTGGCGTGGCCTTCGGCACGGTTCCAGAAATGGCCGCGGCGGTGACCGCGGCAGTCAAACGGGTGACCACGCTGCCGGTGATCGTCAAACTCTCGCCCAACGTCACCGACATCGTGGCCATGGCCCGAGCAGTGGCGGACGGTGGTGCCGATGCCCTGTCCCTGATCAACACCTTGATCGGTATGGCCATCGATGCGCGCACCCGCAGACCGAAGCTGGCCAACGTCATTGGCGGCCTTTCCGGACCGGCAGTCAAACCGGTGGCCCTGCGCATGGTCTGGCAGGTGACCTCGTCGGTCTCCATTCCGGTGATCGGCATTGGCGGCATCGGCACCCCCGAAGATGCGATCGAGTTTCTCCTCGCCGGCGCCTCGGCCGTGCAGGTGGGCACCGCCAACTTTTACAACCCTGCCGCCGTGTCCCAGATCCTTGCCGGCATTGAAACCTATCTGCGCGATCAAGGCGAAACCTCGGTGCGCTCCATCATTGGCGGCTTGCGCTTGAGTAAATGA
- a CDS encoding dihydroorotate dehydrogenase electron transfer subunit yields MPQYQENCSIERIEQLSKDFYRLTLRCPMIAAHAQPGQFVMVACGLTLDPLLRRPFSIHHCTQDGTLQLLFKVIGRGTQLLSECRTGQSLSLIGPLGHGFRLQPGRPVSLVGGGIGIAPLRFLVHALQQAGGAGADCTVFLGSRSGDELAPLAMEFSALGCQVHTATDDGSLGHHGFITELLAPELSRFSKVYTCGPHPMMATVAALCHSAGVACEVSLEAHMACGLGACLGCTVHGTEGQYLHVCKQGPVLDAQEVAWIR; encoded by the coding sequence ATGCCACAGTACCAGGAAAATTGCAGCATAGAGCGTATCGAGCAGCTCTCCAAAGATTTTTACCGTCTCACCCTGCGATGTCCCATGATCGCTGCCCATGCCCAACCGGGCCAATTCGTGATGGTCGCCTGCGGTTTAACCCTTGATCCGTTGTTGCGCCGACCCTTTTCCATTCATCACTGCACCCAGGATGGGACCTTACAGCTGTTGTTCAAGGTCATTGGACGTGGTACCCAGTTGTTGTCCGAATGCCGAACAGGGCAATCACTTTCCCTGATTGGCCCTTTGGGACACGGTTTTCGTCTCCAACCCGGACGGCCTGTTAGTCTTGTTGGTGGCGGCATCGGCATCGCGCCGCTGCGATTTCTTGTCCACGCCCTGCAGCAGGCCGGCGGAGCTGGCGCTGATTGCACGGTCTTCCTTGGTTCCCGTTCCGGAGACGAGCTCGCTCCTCTGGCGATGGAATTCAGCGCCTTGGGGTGTCAGGTGCATACAGCTACCGACGATGGCTCCCTTGGACATCATGGCTTCATCACCGAACTTCTAGCACCTGAGCTCAGTCGCTTCAGCAAGGTCTACACCTGCGGCCCCCACCCGATGATGGCCACGGTGGCCGCGCTTTGCCACTCGGCCGGTGTCGCCTGTGAAGTTTCGCTGGAGGCACACATGGCCTGTGGTCTGGGCGCGTGTCTTGGCTGCACGGTGCATGGCACCGAGGGGCAATATCTGCATGTGTGTAAACAAGGTCCGGTTCTCGATGCACAGGAGGTGGCATGGATACGGTAA
- a CDS encoding prepilin peptidase: MEASLTVFAALIGAVVGSFLNVVILRLPEEGASIVFPGSHCPYCQQPLTWWENIPLVSFLLLGGKCKTCKVPISWQYPLVEAAMAALTALLFWRFGLSAELLVYFVFSAALLVIIFIDIHHQIIPDRISLPGIVIGFAGSLVIDQITWQQSALGILFGGGILYAVAWGYMALTKREGMGGGDIKLLAMIGAFLGWQSLLYVIFSSSVAGCVVGGIAMVKQGRGGQTRIPFGPFLAIAALSYLFFQEQIVGIWRWYLHSAF; encoded by the coding sequence ATGGAAGCATCGCTGACCGTATTTGCCGCCCTGATCGGTGCCGTGGTGGGCTCCTTTCTCAACGTGGTCATTCTTCGCTTGCCCGAGGAAGGCGCGTCTATCGTGTTTCCTGGATCCCATTGCCCCTACTGCCAACAGCCGCTGACATGGTGGGAGAACATTCCCCTTGTCAGTTTTCTGTTGCTGGGGGGCAAATGCAAAACGTGCAAAGTGCCTATTTCGTGGCAGTATCCCTTGGTGGAAGCAGCGATGGCAGCTTTGACCGCCCTGTTGTTTTGGCGTTTTGGCCTCAGCGCTGAATTGTTGGTCTATTTTGTCTTTAGCGCTGCCCTGCTGGTTATCATATTTATTGACATCCATCATCAAATAATTCCCGATCGGATCAGTCTGCCGGGAATCGTGATTGGATTTGCCGGGTCGTTGGTTATCGACCAGATAACCTGGCAGCAATCGGCCCTTGGTATTCTGTTTGGCGGCGGAATCCTCTATGCCGTGGCGTGGGGGTATATGGCGTTGACCAAACGGGAAGGCATGGGCGGTGGCGACATTAAGTTGCTCGCCATGATCGGGGCCTTTCTGGGTTGGCAGAGTTTGTTGTATGTGATTTTTTCCAGCTCCGTGGCGGGATGTGTCGTCGGTGGAATCGCCATGGTCAAACAAGGCAGGGGAGGACAGACTCGTATTCCATTTGGACCTTTTCTGGCGATCGCTGCCCTGTCCTATCTCTTCTTTCAGGAACAGATCGTCGGGATTTGGCGCTGGTATCTGCACAGCGCCTTCTAA
- the dsrP gene encoding sulfate reduction electron transfer complex DsrMKJOP subunit DsrP encodes MFEKALKGNNYYWMWLAFLGFFIAVAAFCYLRQYFYGLGLTGMTRDVSWGIYISQFTFLVGVAAGGVMLVLPYYIHNFKAFGRITILGEFLAIASLLMCMMFIMADLGQPLRGLNVLFYATPHSMLFWDMCVLWGYLLLNALCGWVILTAERKQMHPPKWIYFFVYLSIPFAFSIHTVTAMLYCGLPGRHFWLSAIVAPRFLASAFAAGPALIVVMALILKRVANFDAGKQAIDKMVTIITYAAIANMFFVGLEFFVGFYSDIPGHKHTLQYLFFGLEHHGHVYNNLVPFMWGFVVLFLVGIALITIPYTRRQSDLWLGVGCASIFIAFWLDKGIGFVLGGFVPTPTEEIVEYYPTLNELFITIGVWATGFFILTILYKIAIGVEHEIEA; translated from the coding sequence ATGTTTGAAAAAGCATTAAAAGGAAACAATTACTACTGGATGTGGCTGGCCTTCCTCGGCTTTTTTATCGCGGTGGCGGCTTTCTGCTATCTCCGTCAGTATTTTTACGGACTTGGCCTGACAGGCATGACCCGCGACGTCTCCTGGGGAATCTACATTTCCCAGTTTACTTTTCTGGTCGGTGTGGCGGCGGGAGGCGTGATGTTGGTGCTTCCCTATTATATTCATAACTTCAAGGCATTCGGTCGGATCACCATCCTCGGTGAGTTTCTCGCCATCGCCTCGCTTTTGATGTGCATGATGTTCATTATGGCCGACCTTGGTCAGCCGTTGCGTGGTTTGAACGTCCTGTTCTACGCCACCCCGCATTCCATGCTGTTCTGGGATATGTGCGTGCTCTGGGGCTACCTGTTGCTCAACGCCCTATGCGGATGGGTGATCCTGACCGCCGAGCGCAAGCAGATGCATCCGCCAAAATGGATCTATTTCTTTGTCTATCTGTCGATTCCCTTTGCCTTCTCGATCCACACTGTCACCGCCATGCTCTACTGCGGTTTACCCGGACGGCATTTCTGGCTGTCAGCGATCGTTGCTCCTCGATTCCTCGCCTCAGCCTTTGCCGCAGGTCCAGCGCTGATCGTGGTCATGGCCCTGATCCTGAAACGAGTCGCAAATTTCGATGCGGGAAAACAAGCCATCGACAAAATGGTGACCATTATCACCTATGCGGCCATTGCCAACATGTTCTTTGTCGGCCTGGAGTTTTTCGTCGGCTTCTACTCAGACATTCCGGGTCACAAACACACCCTGCAGTATCTGTTCTTCGGATTGGAACATCATGGTCATGTCTACAATAACCTGGTTCCGTTCATGTGGGGCTTTGTGGTCCTCTTCCTGGTTGGCATCGCCCTCATCACCATTCCCTACACTCGCAGGCAGAGTGACCTTTGGCTCGGGGTCGGTTGTGCCTCCATTTTCATCGCCTTCTGGCTGGACAAGGGCATCGGCTTTGTCCTTGGAGGATTTGTTCCCACACCGACCGAAGAGATTGTCGAGTATTACCCGACGCTCAACGAGCTGTTCATTACTATCGGAGTCTGGGCCACCGGCTTCTTTATCCTGACCATCCTCTACAAGATTGCCATCGGCGTAGAACACGAGATTGAAGCCTGA